From the genome of Nocardia sp. NBC_01503, one region includes:
- the ppsA gene encoding phosphoenolpyruvate synthase: protein MGDYVADLGELRLKDADRAGGKGANLGELVAAELPVPPGFVILKSSYAEVISAGPHGPDLDALHTQALSLALKRDRTSGPRLEELCRHMRELVQATPLSDQVEKSVLAAYHGLGAEALVAVRSSAIGEDGATASFAGMNVSRTNIHGDAALLTALVDCWSSLFTPRVLTYRARRGMHDRPEMAVVVQCMVKVRTAGVAFTADPASGRRDRVVIDAARGQGEVVVSGATEPDTYTVDANGPTLLDTRRGQQSYAIVSGPDGDRQVQLTEAERNAPVLTAQQALEVAALALRVQQHHDGIPQDVEWAYDDERLWLVQARPITTLAGEVSPNAPMARTVQGPTLLRGLGAAPGRAGGVVRVLRTPAEGGTLRDGEVLVAPMTNPDWLPTIARAAALVTDSGGMTCHAAIVARELGVPCVVGTRTATTVLTTGTEVTVDGTEGRVLAGRQVIGGAIAEPRPVAVASSEVTSTRVYVNLALPEVAERVAAQDVDGVGLLRAETLLTQALGGRHPRDLIARGEDQLFVTRMADSLLRITTAFGHRPVVYRAIDMRSNEFRSLEGGGRYEPLEHNPMIGFRGCYRYVRQPELFRLELAALARVRERTPNLHLMIPFVRTRWELEACLELVDASPLGRQRGLHRWVMAEVPSVVFRLPEYVGMGIDGVSIGSNDLTQLMLGVDRDSEDCAELFDESDAAVLDAIGRIIGTANRLGITSSLCGQAPSTRPEFAEHLVRMGITSVSVTPDAAAATRRVVAAAERRVLLEHALRRPAEHR from the coding sequence ATGGGCGACTATGTGGCTGATCTGGGCGAGCTGCGGCTGAAGGACGCGGACCGTGCCGGCGGTAAGGGTGCGAACCTCGGTGAACTGGTGGCGGCCGAGTTGCCGGTGCCGCCGGGCTTCGTCATCCTGAAGTCCAGTTATGCGGAGGTGATCAGTGCCGGACCGCACGGTCCGGACCTCGATGCCCTGCACACCCAGGCGCTCTCCCTCGCCTTGAAGCGCGACCGCACCAGCGGACCGCGATTGGAGGAGCTGTGCCGGCATATGCGCGAACTGGTGCAGGCCACTCCCCTGTCCGATCAGGTCGAGAAGTCGGTGCTGGCCGCCTATCACGGGCTCGGCGCGGAGGCCCTGGTCGCGGTGCGCTCCTCCGCCATCGGCGAGGACGGCGCGACGGCCTCGTTCGCCGGAATGAACGTCTCGCGCACCAATATTCACGGTGACGCGGCCCTGCTCACCGCACTGGTCGACTGCTGGTCCTCGCTCTTCACCCCGCGCGTACTCACCTATCGGGCACGCCGCGGTATGCACGATCGGCCCGAGATGGCGGTCGTGGTGCAGTGCATGGTGAAGGTGCGCACCGCCGGGGTGGCGTTCACCGCGGATCCGGCCTCGGGCCGGCGCGACCGGGTGGTGATCGATGCCGCCCGGGGGCAGGGCGAGGTGGTGGTCTCCGGCGCCACCGAACCCGATACCTATACCGTCGACGCGAACGGCCCCACGCTGCTGGATACCCGGCGCGGACAACAGAGCTACGCCATCGTCTCGGGTCCCGACGGTGATCGGCAGGTACAGCTCACCGAGGCCGAGCGGAACGCGCCGGTCCTGACCGCGCAACAGGCGCTCGAGGTGGCGGCGCTGGCGCTGCGGGTGCAACAGCATCACGACGGCATTCCGCAGGATGTCGAATGGGCCTACGACGATGAGCGACTGTGGTTGGTGCAGGCCCGCCCGATCACCACACTGGCCGGCGAAGTGAGCCCGAATGCCCCGATGGCGCGAACGGTTCAGGGACCGACCCTGTTGCGCGGGCTGGGTGCCGCGCCCGGCCGGGCCGGTGGTGTGGTGCGCGTACTGCGCACACCCGCCGAGGGTGGCACGCTGCGCGACGGTGAGGTGCTGGTGGCGCCGATGACCAATCCGGACTGGCTGCCCACCATCGCGCGGGCCGCTGCGCTGGTGACCGACAGCGGCGGGATGACCTGTCACGCCGCCATTGTCGCGCGTGAGCTCGGCGTGCCTTGTGTGGTCGGAACACGCACCGCCACAACGGTATTGACAACAGGCACCGAGGTGACGGTGGATGGGACCGAGGGCCGGGTCCTGGCGGGCCGGCAGGTGATCGGCGGCGCTATCGCCGAACCGCGCCCGGTCGCTGTCGCCTCTTCCGAGGTGACCTCCACACGTGTCTATGTGAACCTGGCCCTGCCGGAGGTCGCCGAACGTGTCGCGGCTCAGGATGTCGACGGGGTCGGTCTGCTGCGCGCGGAGACCCTGCTCACCCAGGCGCTGGGCGGGCGGCATCCCCGCGATCTGATCGCCCGCGGGGAGGATCAGCTGTTCGTGACCCGGATGGCGGACTCGTTGCTGCGCATCACCACGGCCTTCGGGCATCGTCCCGTCGTCTATCGGGCAATCGACATGCGCAGCAACGAATTCCGCTCTCTGGAGGGCGGTGGCCGCTACGAACCGCTCGAGCACAATCCGATGATCGGCTTCCGCGGCTGCTACCGCTATGTCCGCCAGCCCGAACTGTTCCGGCTGGAGCTGGCCGCCCTGGCTCGCGTGCGCGAGCGGACTCCCAACCTGCACTTGATGATTCCGTTCGTGCGCACCCGCTGGGAGCTGGAGGCCTGCCTGGAGCTGGTCGACGCCAGCCCGCTCGGCCGCCAGCGCGGACTGCATCGCTGGGTGATGGCCGAGGTGCCCTCGGTGGTCTTCCGGCTCCCCGAATACGTGGGCATGGGTATCGACGGCGTCTCCATCGGCAGCAATGATCTGACCCAGTTGATGCTGGGCGTGGACCGGGACTCCGAGGACTGTGCCGAACTCTTCGACGAATCCGATGCCGCGGTACTCGATGCCATCGGGCGCATCATCGGTACCGCCAATCGACTCGGCATCACCTCCTCGCTGTGCGGGCAGGCCCCCTCCACCCGACCGGAGTTCGCCGAACATCTCGTCCGGATGGGCATCACCTCGGTCTCGGTGACCCCGGACGCGGCCGCCGCGACCCGGCGGGTCGTCGCCGCGGCGGAACGACGGGTCCTGCTGGAGCACGCACTGCGGCGGCCGGCCGAACATCGCTGA
- a CDS encoding wax ester/triacylglycerol synthase family O-acyltransferase, translating into MTELRPLDAGFIELEDSDRHISLGIGAVAILSGTPPSRAEFTRELGRRIADNARLRQRVHRARLDLSTPNWEEDANFDLAHHIRWIALPEPADDAALFDFIATDLAERLDRDHPLWECVVIERLTDERWAMLIKAHHSLVDGVSGVTMFATFCDPVQEEAAPADASVPAAPADIVDAHSPNWFDRTLSAVRLPFGLPGQAVDLLRSVLPVAAGAIIPAAESSLNGSIGRQRRYIGARTSLTDVREIRAAFGTTVNDVVLAAVTSGYRALLLARGERPVDDTLRILVPVSMRPADAMNLLDNRVSALLPRLPVHLDDPVVRLRVIHTRMAEHKSKGAAQAEDSMIAMAARLPFATVAWSLRLAALLPQRGVTALATNVRGPRVRVTVQGREVLDLFPIVPIAMRLRTGIAILSYLDHLNFGITGDFDSTPDIEVLAEGIRSGIAELLAAARARAATAPHPRSAASHHSAPTR; encoded by the coding sequence ATGACCGAATTACGACCGCTCGACGCGGGTTTCATCGAATTAGAGGATTCCGACCGGCATATCAGTCTCGGAATCGGCGCCGTGGCAATTCTTTCCGGCACACCACCGAGCCGCGCGGAGTTCACGCGCGAGCTCGGTCGCCGGATCGCCGATAATGCCCGGCTGCGACAGCGGGTGCACCGCGCCCGGCTGGATCTGTCCACACCCAACTGGGAGGAGGACGCGAATTTCGATCTGGCACACCATATTCGCTGGATCGCCCTACCGGAACCGGCCGATGACGCGGCCCTGTTCGACTTCATCGCGACCGATCTGGCCGAGCGCCTGGACCGCGACCATCCGCTGTGGGAGTGCGTGGTCATCGAGCGTTTGACCGATGAGCGCTGGGCGATGCTGATCAAAGCCCACCACAGTCTGGTGGACGGGGTCTCCGGCGTCACCATGTTCGCGACCTTCTGCGATCCGGTGCAGGAGGAGGCGGCACCGGCCGACGCGAGCGTACCGGCGGCGCCGGCCGACATCGTGGACGCGCACTCGCCCAATTGGTTCGACCGGACGCTCAGCGCCGTGCGACTGCCTTTCGGTCTGCCGGGTCAGGCGGTGGATCTGCTGCGCAGCGTGCTGCCGGTGGCGGCCGGCGCGATCATCCCCGCGGCCGAATCATCGCTGAATGGTTCCATCGGTCGGCAGCGCCGCTATATCGGCGCGCGTACCTCGCTCACCGACGTCCGCGAGATCAGGGCGGCTTTCGGCACGACGGTCAATGACGTGGTGCTGGCGGCGGTGACCTCGGGCTATCGTGCCCTGCTACTCGCCCGCGGGGAGCGGCCGGTCGACGATACGCTGCGCATTCTGGTTCCGGTGTCGATGCGACCGGCCGACGCGATGAATCTGCTGGACAATCGGGTGTCGGCGTTGCTGCCCCGACTGCCCGTACATCTCGACGATCCGGTGGTGCGGTTGCGGGTCATCCACACCCGCATGGCCGAACACAAATCGAAAGGCGCGGCACAGGCCGAGGATTCGATGATCGCGATGGCGGCCAGACTGCCGTTCGCGACCGTGGCGTGGAGTCTGCGCCTGGCCGCGCTGCTGCCCCAGCGCGGTGTCACCGCCTTGGCCACCAATGTCCGGGGTCCGCGCGTCCGTGTCACCGTGCAGGGCAGGGAGGTGCTCGATCTGTTCCCGATCGTCCCGATCGCCATGCGCCTGCGCACCGGAATCGCGATCCTGAGCTACCTCGACCATTTGAACTTCGGTATCACCGGTGATTTCGACAGCACCCCCGATATCGAGGTCCTGGCCGAGGGGATCCGAAGCGGCATAGCCGAATTGCTGGCGGCGGCGCGCGCCCGTGCGGCCACCGCACCGCATCCGCGCTCCGCCGCGTCACACCATTCGGCTCCCACCCGCTGA
- a CDS encoding erythromycin esterase family protein: MTSTTPVLRDNPQPVFRDRREAGRTLAALLTDYRDDPDVLVLGLARGGVPVAWEVAAALGAPLDTLIVRKLGAPGNPEYAIGALADGGRIVLNDDMVRGLRVTAEQVRSIARDEARELARREAVYRAGRAPLDFAGRTVILVDDGLATGASMFAAVEAVRAGEPKRIVVAVPAAPESTCREFGALVEEMVCATMPSPFLAVGHSFWNFTQVTDAEVRELLATPTTGVRAPAQDPAAILRAAAIEAPAGVPPEQELTDLIGDARFVLIGESSHGTEEFYAARAAITSWLISEHGFTGVAAEADWPDAYRVDRFVRGYGPDESPTHALSGFERFPGWMWRNTVVREFVDWLRLHNDGQRRAGLPGAGFYGLDLYSMHRSMQRVVEYLEQVDPAAAQRAARRYACFDRTSGDDGQAYGFAAAFGAGESCQAEVVRQLVELQRDIGELTETHDGEAHFDAVRNAWTVRDAEAYYRAMFGDRVTSWNMRDEHMADTLDALARHLDRPGAPARIVVWAHNSHIGDARATEMAAEGQLSLGQLIRDRHGNDCRTIGFTTGGGTVTAASNWGGDAERKTVRPALPSSLEELLHDTGIPELFLRTDIPGPAGDVLRAPRLERAIGVIYQPSTERQSHYFHARAADRYDAIIHIDHTTALEPLYPGSVWATGTTPETYPSGL, translated from the coding sequence ATGACCTCGACAACCCCGGTGCTGCGCGACAATCCGCAACCGGTCTTCCGTGATCGCCGCGAGGCGGGCCGCACCCTGGCGGCCCTGCTGACCGACTATCGCGACGATCCCGATGTCCTGGTGCTCGGTTTGGCGCGCGGCGGCGTTCCGGTGGCCTGGGAGGTCGCGGCGGCGCTGGGCGCGCCCCTGGACACCCTCATCGTGCGCAAGCTCGGTGCGCCCGGGAATCCGGAGTACGCCATCGGCGCGCTGGCCGACGGCGGGCGCATCGTGCTCAATGACGATATGGTGCGCGGACTGCGGGTGACCGCCGAGCAGGTACGCTCGATCGCCCGGGATGAGGCGCGTGAGCTCGCGCGCCGCGAGGCGGTCTACCGCGCGGGGCGAGCACCGCTCGATTTCGCCGGGCGCACCGTAATCCTGGTCGACGACGGTTTGGCCACCGGTGCGAGCATGTTCGCCGCCGTCGAGGCGGTGCGCGCCGGAGAGCCCAAACGGATAGTGGTGGCGGTGCCCGCCGCGCCCGAGTCCACCTGCCGGGAGTTCGGCGCGCTGGTCGAGGAGATGGTCTGCGCCACAATGCCTTCGCCGTTCCTGGCGGTCGGTCATTCGTTCTGGAACTTCACCCAGGTCACCGATGCCGAGGTACGCGAACTGCTCGCCACCCCGACCACCGGTGTGCGCGCACCGGCGCAGGATCCGGCGGCGATCCTGCGCGCCGCCGCGATCGAGGCGCCGGCGGGCGTCCCGCCCGAACAGGAGCTCACCGATCTCATCGGCGATGCCCGGTTCGTCCTGATCGGCGAGAGTTCGCACGGCACCGAGGAGTTCTATGCCGCGCGCGCCGCCATCACCAGCTGGCTCATCAGCGAACACGGCTTCACCGGGGTCGCGGCCGAGGCCGACTGGCCCGACGCCTACCGCGTCGACCGGTTCGTACGCGGATACGGCCCCGACGAATCACCCACCCACGCGCTCAGCGGTTTCGAACGCTTCCCCGGCTGGATGTGGCGCAATACGGTGGTGCGGGAATTCGTCGACTGGCTGCGCCTGCACAATGACGGTCAGCGCCGCGCGGGACTGCCGGGCGCCGGGTTCTACGGTCTCGACCTGTACAGCATGCACCGGTCCATGCAGCGCGTCGTGGAGTACCTCGAACAGGTGGATCCGGCCGCCGCGCAACGCGCCGCCCGCCGCTACGCCTGCTTCGACCGCACCTCCGGCGACGACGGTCAGGCGTACGGTTTCGCCGCGGCCTTCGGAGCCGGTGAGTCCTGCCAGGCCGAGGTGGTGCGCCAGCTCGTGGAATTGCAACGCGATATCGGCGAGCTGACCGAAACCCATGATGGCGAAGCGCATTTCGATGCGGTGCGCAATGCCTGGACCGTACGCGACGCCGAGGCGTACTACCGCGCCATGTTCGGCGATCGGGTCACCTCGTGGAATATGCGCGATGAGCATATGGCCGATACCCTCGACGCCCTCGCCCGCCATCTCGACCGGCCCGGCGCACCCGCGCGCATCGTGGTGTGGGCGCACAATTCGCATATCGGGGATGCCCGCGCCACCGAGATGGCCGCCGAGGGACAGCTCTCACTCGGTCAGCTGATCCGGGATCGGCACGGAAACGACTGCCGCACCATCGGATTCACCACCGGCGGCGGTACCGTCACCGCGGCGAGCAACTGGGGCGGCGACGCCGAGCGCAAGACGGTGCGGCCCGCCCTGCCCAGCAGTCTCGAGGAGCTGCTGCACGACACCGGCATACCGGAGTTGTTCCTGCGCACCGATATTCCCGGCCCGGCCGGGGATGTCCTGCGCGCGCCCCGACTCGAACGCGCCATCGGAGTCATCTACCAGCCCAGCACCGAACGCCAGAGCCACTACTTCCACGCTCGGGCGGCGGACCGGTACGACGCGATCATCCATATCGATCACACCACCGCCCTCGAACCGCTCTACCCGGGCAGCGTCTGGGCGACCGGCACGACACCGGAGACCTACCCGAGCGGTCTATAA
- a CDS encoding site-2 protease family protein: MIEATVPLGRVAGIRIAAHWSALVTIALFAWILGASLSGTGSAVMVWSTAILGAVALVVCLLAHELAHSIVARRNGVQVQEIVLWLLGGVSELTDEPGDARADLKIAVAGPATSVLLGGVAGIAAALSALVSPDGPVTAALLWLATVNIILALFNMLPGAPLDGGRVLRAALWWRSGDRLRAAATAARSGQVLGTVLMLLGVAEVILFGQFGGLWLVLLGWFLRTAARTELVLSGLRHRLGGTTIGDVMTPSPMAFPAGWTIAEALRSEAPRTQHRVFPVVDAANHPVGVVAWSDLAAVPEPARATTRLADVTRKLVPAAIANADEPLADLATRVVLRPNLDAVAVVNIAGHLIGLVTATDLALACDRSALGLPITPAPRSLR; the protein is encoded by the coding sequence ATGATCGAGGCAACTGTTCCACTCGGGCGAGTGGCCGGGATCCGGATCGCGGCGCACTGGTCGGCGCTGGTGACCATCGCCCTGTTCGCCTGGATACTCGGCGCCTCGCTGTCGGGTACCGGCAGCGCCGTAATGGTCTGGAGCACAGCGATTCTCGGCGCGGTCGCGCTGGTCGTCTGCCTGCTGGCACACGAGCTCGCGCATTCGATCGTGGCGCGCCGCAATGGCGTTCAGGTGCAGGAGATCGTGCTGTGGCTGCTGGGCGGGGTCTCCGAGCTCACCGATGAGCCCGGCGACGCGCGCGCCGACCTGAAGATCGCGGTGGCCGGACCGGCCACCAGTGTGCTGCTCGGCGGGGTCGCCGGTATCGCGGCGGCCCTGTCCGCACTGGTCTCCCCCGACGGCCCGGTGACCGCGGCGCTGCTCTGGCTGGCGACGGTCAATATCATTCTGGCCCTGTTCAATATGCTGCCCGGCGCACCGCTGGACGGCGGCCGGGTGCTCCGCGCGGCGCTGTGGTGGCGCAGCGGGGATCGACTGCGCGCGGCGGCCACCGCGGCCCGCAGCGGTCAGGTGCTCGGGACGGTGCTGATGCTGCTCGGCGTCGCCGAGGTGATTCTGTTCGGGCAGTTCGGCGGGCTCTGGCTGGTGCTGCTGGGCTGGTTCCTGCGCACCGCGGCCCGCACCGAACTGGTCCTGTCCGGGTTGCGGCATCGCTTGGGCGGCACCACGATCGGCGATGTCATGACTCCGTCCCCGATGGCGTTCCCGGCCGGTTGGACCATTGCCGAGGCGCTGCGCTCGGAGGCCCCGCGAACCCAGCATCGGGTGTTCCCGGTGGTGGACGCGGCGAATCACCCCGTGGGTGTGGTCGCCTGGTCGGATCTGGCCGCCGTGCCCGAACCCGCCCGTGCCACCACCCGATTGGCCGATGTCACCCGCAAGCTCGTCCCCGCCGCCATCGCCAATGCCGATGAACCGCTGGCCGATCTCGCCACCCGAGTGGTGTTGCGCCCCAACCTCGACGCGGTCGCCGTGGTGAATATCGCCGGGCATCTGATCGGTCTGGTCACCGCCACCGATCTGGCCCTGGCCTGCGACCGCTCCGCCCTCGGCCTGCCCATCACCCCTGCCCCAAGGAGCCTGCGATGA
- the acsA gene encoding acetate--CoA ligase codes for MKTVSQQSTPQHWTSIDKTARERADANLTDYDRAYREFDWATERSELAGLPGGGVNIAYEAVDRHLGTPVAETTALRWLGADGSRVDLTYTELATLSNRFAHVLRDLGVRRGERVAMLLGRTPELYVAILGAWKAGCVVSPLFSAFGPEPVRERLELSGASTVVTTTDLYRRRIAANRATLPALRHVLVTDAGIDDPQVDDTIELSLAMAAVPPEFPIVPTGIEDPALLHFTSGTTGRPKGAIHVHGAVLAHKVTARYALDLRPGDIFWCTADAGWVTGMSYGVIAPLCLGATVISDEAEFDAARWYETLTRERVAVWYTAPTALRMLMRRGDELPPGTDLSALRFVASVGEPLNPEAVEWGARVLGHPVHDNWWQTETGAIMIANLASAQVRPGSMGRPLPGIEVAIVRRGPDGRAASLPGGVQLAEVGEIGELAVRTGWPSMFRGYWHDPVRYARSFSDGWYFSGDLARRDADGYYWFIGRADDVIKSAGHLVGPFEVESALMAHPAVAEAGVIGTPDPVAGELVKAFVVLKPGRDATSELHDELIAFGRRRLGAVAPKQIEFIDALPHTRSGKVMRRLLKARELGLPEGDTSMVEGAS; via the coding sequence ATGAAAACCGTCAGCCAGCAGAGCACACCGCAGCACTGGACATCGATCGACAAGACCGCACGCGAGCGCGCGGACGCGAACCTCACCGACTACGACCGGGCCTATCGCGAATTCGATTGGGCCACCGAACGTTCGGAGCTCGCCGGGCTCCCCGGCGGCGGGGTGAACATCGCCTACGAGGCGGTGGACCGCCATCTGGGCACCCCGGTCGCCGAGACCACCGCCCTGCGCTGGCTCGGCGCGGACGGCAGCAGGGTGGATCTCACCTATACCGAACTCGCCACGCTGAGCAACAGATTCGCGCACGTACTGCGCGATCTCGGGGTGCGGCGCGGGGAACGGGTGGCCATGCTGCTGGGCCGCACACCGGAGCTGTACGTCGCGATACTCGGCGCCTGGAAGGCGGGATGCGTTGTCTCCCCGCTCTTCTCGGCCTTCGGTCCGGAACCGGTGCGCGAACGCCTGGAGCTCTCGGGCGCCAGCACCGTGGTCACCACGACCGATCTCTATCGCCGTCGGATCGCGGCGAATCGCGCGACGCTGCCCGCACTGCGGCATGTGCTCGTCACCGATGCCGGTATCGACGATCCGCAGGTGGACGACACCATCGAACTCTCCCTCGCCATGGCCGCGGTACCGCCGGAATTCCCCATCGTGCCCACCGGAATCGAGGATCCGGCGCTGCTGCACTTCACCAGCGGCACCACCGGACGACCCAAAGGCGCGATCCATGTGCACGGCGCGGTGCTCGCCCATAAGGTCACCGCCCGCTACGCGCTGGACCTGCGTCCCGGCGATATCTTCTGGTGCACGGCCGACGCCGGCTGGGTCACCGGAATGTCCTACGGCGTCATCGCACCACTGTGCCTGGGCGCCACCGTGATCAGCGATGAGGCCGAGTTCGACGCCGCGCGCTGGTACGAGACCCTGACCAGGGAACGGGTCGCGGTCTGGTACACCGCGCCGACCGCGCTGCGCATGCTCATGCGCCGCGGTGATGAGCTGCCGCCCGGGACCGATCTGTCCGCACTGCGTTTCGTGGCCAGCGTCGGCGAACCACTCAATCCCGAAGCGGTCGAATGGGGTGCGCGGGTGCTCGGCCATCCGGTGCACGACAACTGGTGGCAGACCGAGACCGGAGCCATCATGATCGCCAATCTGGCCTCGGCGCAGGTGCGCCCGGGATCCATGGGCAGACCGCTGCCCGGTATCGAGGTGGCCATCGTGCGCCGCGGTCCCGATGGCCGCGCCGCCAGCCTGCCCGGCGGTGTCCAGCTCGCCGAGGTCGGGGAGATCGGTGAACTGGCGGTGCGCACCGGCTGGCCCTCGATGTTCCGCGGCTACTGGCATGATCCGGTCCGCTACGCGCGGTCGTTCTCCGACGGCTGGTACTTCTCCGGTGATCTGGCCCGCCGCGATGCCGACGGCTACTACTGGTTCATCGGCCGCGCCGACGACGTCATCAAATCCGCGGGTCACCTGGTCGGTCCCTTCGAGGTCGAGAGCGCGCTGATGGCGCATCCGGCGGTCGCCGAGGCCGGGGTCATCGGCACGCCCGATCCGGTGGCCGGTGAGCTGGTGAAGGCCTTCGTGGTCCTGAAGCCGGGCCGGGACGCGACATCGGAGCTGCATGACGAACTGATCGCCTTCGGACGACGGCGACTGGGGGCGGTCGCGCCCAAACAGATCGAGTTCATCGACGCACTACCGCACACCCGCAGCGGAAAAGTGATGCGGCGCTTGCTCAAAGCCCGCGAGCTCGGGTTGCCCGAAGGCGACACCTCGATGGTGGAGGGGGCGTCATGA
- the pdhA gene encoding pyruvate dehydrogenase (acetyl-transferring) E1 component subunit alpha, giving the protein MTTAPRRPAGESANGARRGRKTAAKSVSKAAAKPRAESAPVAATPADASPVRAHRGVPVPRRSGAPITPAERIELLRQMIRIRRFEERCVRLYSSEAIRGFLHLYIGEEAVAAGLLGVLEPADAVVSTYRDHGHALARGVPMNAIMAEMYGRTTGCSHGRGGSMHLFDAERRFYGGNAIVGGGLPVATGLALADAMRDTGAVTVCLFGDGAVAEGEFHECLNLAALWQLPLLFACENNHYAMGTVLEHEHAVTDLALRAASYGLPAWPVDGMDAIAVGMATRRAVESIRGGGGPCFLELRTYRFRAHSMYDADRYRAKTEIEEWKTRDPIPRLFDELCAAGDFTLADRAALEVAADAEIDAAITAAEAAPLEPISDLTRHVYAERK; this is encoded by the coding sequence ATGACCACCGCACCGCGCCGCCCGGCGGGCGAATCGGCCAACGGGGCACGTCGCGGGCGCAAGACGGCCGCCAAATCGGTGTCGAAGGCGGCGGCGAAACCGCGGGCCGAGTCGGCGCCCGTCGCGGCCACCCCGGCCGATGCGAGCCCGGTGCGAGCGCATCGCGGAGTGCCGGTTCCCCGCCGGTCCGGTGCGCCGATCACGCCGGCCGAGCGAATCGAACTGCTACGTCAGATGATTCGCATCCGCCGCTTCGAAGAACGCTGTGTACGGCTGTACAGCAGTGAGGCCATCCGCGGCTTCCTGCACCTGTACATCGGCGAGGAGGCGGTGGCGGCGGGCCTGCTGGGCGTGCTCGAACCCGCCGATGCGGTGGTCTCCACCTACCGGGATCACGGGCACGCGCTGGCGCGTGGCGTGCCGATGAACGCGATCATGGCCGAAATGTACGGGCGCACCACCGGATGCAGTCACGGCCGGGGCGGCTCCATGCACCTGTTCGACGCCGAACGGCGCTTCTACGGCGGCAATGCGATCGTCGGCGGCGGGCTGCCGGTCGCCACCGGACTCGCGCTGGCCGATGCCATGCGGGACACCGGCGCGGTGACCGTCTGCCTCTTCGGTGACGGCGCCGTCGCCGAGGGCGAGTTCCACGAATGCCTGAACCTGGCCGCGCTGTGGCAGCTGCCGCTGCTGTTCGCCTGTGAGAACAACCATTACGCGATGGGGACCGTGCTCGAACACGAGCACGCCGTCACCGATCTGGCACTGCGCGCGGCGAGCTACGGCCTGCCCGCCTGGCCCGTGGACGGCATGGACGCCATCGCGGTGGGCATGGCGACCCGGCGCGCGGTGGAGTCCATTCGCGGTGGCGGCGGACCGTGCTTCCTGGAGCTGCGCACCTACCGATTCCGGGCGCATTCGATGTACGACGCCGACCGCTACCGCGCCAAGACCGAGATCGAGGAGTGGAAGACCCGCGATCCCATTCCGCGGCTGTTCGATGAACTCTGTGCCGCAGGCGATTTCACCCTTGCCGACCGCGCGGCACTGGAGGTCGCCGCCGACGCGGAGATCGATGCGGCGATCACGGCCGCCGAGGCCGCACCCCTGGAGCCGATCAGCGATCTGACCAGGCACGTCTATGCGGAGCGGAAATGA
- a CDS encoding alpha-ketoacid dehydrogenase subunit beta, which translates to MTTTSYREAMRQALREALIRDERVFLMGEDIGAYGGCFGVSRGLLDEFGPQRIRDTPLSESAFVGAGIGAALGGMRPVVEIMTVNFSLLALDQILNNAATLRHMSGGQLGVPLVIRMATGAGRQLAAQHSHSLEVFYAHIPGLRVLVPATVADARGMLWSALRDPDPVLIFEPIALYNDEAELPEDAGPVDIEHAAIRRSGTDVTVVSYGGALHTAETAAEQLAGEGISAEVIDLRTLRPLDEATVLASITRTHRLVIVDEGWRSMSVSAEIAARAAEYAYYDLDAPIERVCTAEAPIPYARQLEEAALPQPAAVVAAVHRAVD; encoded by the coding sequence ATGACCACCACGAGCTATCGAGAGGCCATGCGGCAGGCGCTGCGCGAGGCCCTGATTCGCGATGAACGGGTCTTCCTGATGGGGGAGGACATCGGAGCCTACGGCGGCTGCTTCGGGGTGAGCCGCGGACTGCTGGACGAGTTCGGGCCGCAGCGCATCCGGGACACCCCACTGAGCGAATCGGCGTTCGTCGGCGCGGGAATCGGTGCGGCACTGGGCGGTATGCGCCCGGTCGTGGAGATCATGACCGTGAACTTCAGCCTGCTGGCCCTGGACCAGATCCTCAATAACGCCGCCACCCTGCGGCATATGTCCGGTGGACAGCTCGGGGTGCCCCTGGTCATCCGGATGGCCACCGGGGCCGGACGCCAACTCGCGGCACAGCATTCGCACAGCCTCGAGGTGTTCTACGCCCATATCCCGGGCCTGCGCGTGCTGGTACCGGCGACGGTCGCCGATGCGCGCGGCATGCTGTGGAGCGCCCTGCGGGACCCGGATCCGGTGCTGATCTTCGAACCCATCGCGCTCTACAACGACGAGGCCGAACTGCCCGAGGACGCCGGGCCCGTCGATATCGAGCACGCGGCCATTCGCCGCAGCGGCACCGATGTCACGGTGGTGTCCTACGGCGGTGCGCTGCACACCGCCGAGACGGCCGCCGAACAGCTTGCGGGCGAAGGTATCTCCGCCGAGGTGATCGATCTGCGGACCCTGCGCCCGCTCGACGAGGCGACCGTACTCGCCTCGATCACCCGCACCCACCGCCTGGTGATCGTCGACGAGGGCTGGCGCAGTATGAGCGTCTCCGCCGAGATCGCCGCGCGCGCGGCCGAATACGCGTACTACGACCTCGATGCCCCCATCGAACGGGTCTGCACCGCCGAGGCGCCGATTCCGTACGCCAGGCAGCTCGAGGAGGCCGCACTCCCGCAACCCGCCGCCGTGGTCGCGGCCGTACACCGGGCGGTGGACTGA